The following is a genomic window from Desulfomonilia bacterium.
CAGTAGATGATGCTTTTGATGGACAAACCGGCTTTGATATGGCCATCGAAAATGAATACGACATGATCATCCTGGATCTCATGCTCCCGGGGCTTGACGGGATTACACTGTGCAAGAAGCTCAGAGAACAGGGCAACAATACCCCCATTTTAATGCTTACAGCCAGAGAGGCCGTCAAAGACAGGGTAATCGGGCTTGATGCGGGAGCCGATGACTATATGACAAAACCTTTTGCATTTGAAGAACTTCTGGCAAGGGTCAGGGTGATTCTGAGAAAGAGGCCGGTTGCGCAGGAACTGAAACTGGAAGTAGGCGATCTGGTTCTTGATCTTATTACACATAAGGTAAAACGCGGTGGTGATGAAATCGAACTGACTACAAAGGAATATGCACT
Proteins encoded in this region:
- a CDS encoding response regulator transcription factor: MRILVIEDEKKVAGFLKNGLKEEGYAVDDAFDGQTGFDMAIENEYDMIILDLMLPGLDGITLCKKLREQGNNTPILMLTAREAVKDRVIGLDAGADDYMTKPFAFEELLARVRVILRKRPVAQELKLEVGDLVLDLITHKVKRGGDEIELTTKEYALLEFLMRNAGNIVTRTMIAEHVWDINFETFTNVIDVYINYLRNKIDRDHDEKLIHTVRGRGYVLKK